Genomic DNA from Vreelandella subglaciescola:
GCCAGCTTGACCTGCGCGAACGGGTCGCCGTCGCACGACGCTTGAAAGAAGAGATCGAAGGCATTGCCGACGTTCTCGAGGTCGAGATTGCCGGCGAACGCGACGACCTGCTGGAAATCATCGTCGACCCGCTGGTGCTGTCCAGCTACCAGCTGAACTTTGACACACTGCTCAACAACGTACGCAACAATAACCGGCTGGTTGCCGCGGGCAGTCTGGACACCGGCGCCGGGCGCACCGCGCTCAAGGTGCCCGGTATCATTGAAAACCTCGACGACGTAATGAGCATACCGATCAAGGTCGAAGACGACCGCGTGGTCACCTTTGGCGACGTCGCCTGGATCAACCCCACGTTCAAGGACCCCGAAGGCTTTGCCCGCATTGCCGGCAAGCCCGCCGTGGTGCTGGAAATTTCCAAACGCGCCGGCGCCAACATCATCGCCACCATTCGCGCCGTTGACGAATTGATGGACACCGCCAGCACAGAATTTCCCGAGGCGCTCAGCCTCACCACCATTCTGGACCAATCGACCACGGTCGAAGACATGCTCGGCGAGCTGTTGAACAACGTCATGACCGCCGTGCTGCTGGTGCTCATCGTGGTCGTCGCGGCCATGGGCTGGCGTACTTCGCTACTCGTGGGGCTGACCATTCCCGGCGCGTTTCTGACCGGCATCATGCTGATCTGGGCGTTGGGTTTTACGCTTAACATCGTGGTGCTGTTCGCGCTGATTCTGGTGGCCGGTATGCTGGTTGACGGCGCGATTGTGGTCAGCGAGCTGGCCGACCGCCACCTGCGCGAAGGCATGGCCCCGCGGGAGGCCTGGCTGGCCGCCGCCACGCGCATGAGCTGGCCGGTGATTGCCTCAACGGCCACCACGCTGGTGGTTTTCATGCCGCTGCTGTTCTGGCCGGGCGTGGTCGGACAGTTCATGAAATACCTGCCCGCCACGGTGATCCTCTGCCTGCTGGCATCGCTTGCCATGGCGCTGGTGTTCCTGCCCACGCTGGGCAGCCTATTCACCCGCCAAAACGTCTCTCACCGTTCGCCCGACGGCCACCGCACTGCCGGTAATACGACTTTCGGACGTGGCTACCGCCGCGTGCTGACCCGATTACTCAGCCACCCCGGCTGGGTTGTGCTCATCGCCGTGTTGCTGATGGGCGTATCCTACAGCGGCTATGCGCGTTTTAATCACGGGGTCGAGTTTTTCCCCAGCGTCGAACCCGACAGCGCCCAGCTACTGGTGCGTGCCCGGGGCGATTTTTCCGCGCAGGAAACCGATGCCATCGTGCAACGCGTAGAGCAACGCCTGGGCGGCATGAACGAGGTTGAAGCGCTTTACGCCCGCTCCTTTGCCACGCCCAACGAGCAAATGGGCAACGACGTGATTGGCGTACTGCAATTTCAGTTCACCGATTGGTACAAGCGCCGCCCGGCGCAGGCGATACTCGACGACATGGCGCGTCGCACCGCATCACTGCCCGGCATCGTCATAGAGTCCCAGGAGCAGGAAAAGGGCCCGAGCAGCGGCAAGCCCATCGTGCTGGAAATCAGCGCCACCGACCCGCAGCAAGCCAGCGCAGCGGTAGACCAGTTAAAAGCGACCATGCGCGAGCTCGGCGGCTTTATCGACGTGGAAGATGATCGTAGCCTGCCGGGCGTGGAATGGCGCATCAAGGTAGACCGCGAAGCCGCCGCTCGGCTGGGGGCCGACGTCACCACCGTGGGCAGCGCCGTACAGCTTTTGACCAACGGGCTGAAAGTGGCCGAGTATCGCCCGCCCACCGCCAATGATGAGGTGGATATCCGCGTGCGGCTGCCAAAAGGCTGGCGCTCGCTCAATCAGCTTGAGCGGCTGACCATCAACACTCCGCGCGGGCAGGTGCCCATTACCCACTTCGTCGAGATTGCGCCCGCGCCCAAGGTGAGCACGCTGAGCCGTATCAACGGGCGCCGGGCGATTACCCTCAAGGCCGATATGGCGCCCGATGCCCAGGCCACAGAACGCCTGGCAGCACTCTTTGACGCGACGCAAGACACGCTGCCAGACGGCGTGCAGGTCAACGTGGCCGGCGAGCAGCAGGATCAGCAGGAGGCGTCGCAGTTTCTTTTTAGCGCCTTTGGTGTGGCGATTGCGCTGATGGCGCTGATTCTGGTCACCCAGTTCAACAGCTTTTATCAGGCCGCATTGGTGCTCTCGGCCATCGTATTCTCTACCGCTGGCGTGCTGATCGGGCTATGGGTAACCGGCCAGGCGTTTGGCGTGGTGATGGTCGGCATGGGGATTATTGCGCTGGCGGGGATCGTGGTGAACAACAACATTGTGCTGATCGACACCTACAACGAGCTGCGTGGCGAAGGCATGACGCCGGCCACCGCCGCGCTTGAAGCGGGCTGTTTGCGCCTGCGTCCGGTACTCCTGACGGCGATTACCACGGTGCTGGGGCTGATGCCGATGGTGCTCGGCATCAACGTCAATCTGCTGGCGCCGGCGCTGGGGTTCAACGCGCCCTCGACGCAGTGGTGGGGGCAAATGTCCAGCGCGATTGCCGGCGGGCTGACCTTCGCCACCGGGCTTACGCTGTTACTCACCCCCTGCATGCTGGTACTTGGCGAACGCCGCAAGCGTCAGACGCTACCCGCCGCTGAACAAGCACCCGGTTAAGCGGTGCCCGGCGCGGCCTGCTGCGGGCTATTGACCGCGTGCAGCCGCGCCACCAGCTGGTCTT
This window encodes:
- a CDS encoding efflux RND transporter permease subunit, yielding MRQLIDAAITYSRTTLMLLVGLLLAGIAAWQVIPKEANPDVTIPIIYVSMTLEGVSPEDGERLLIRPMEQELRGIEGLHKFTAQASEGHASITLEFDAGFDADTALSDVREKVDIARSSLPSEAEEPRVTEVNVSEFPVLTLGLSGQLDLRERVAVARRLKEEIEGIADVLEVEIAGERDDLLEIIVDPLVLSSYQLNFDTLLNNVRNNNRLVAAGSLDTGAGRTALKVPGIIENLDDVMSIPIKVEDDRVVTFGDVAWINPTFKDPEGFARIAGKPAVVLEISKRAGANIIATIRAVDELMDTASTEFPEALSLTTILDQSTTVEDMLGELLNNVMTAVLLVLIVVVAAMGWRTSLLVGLTIPGAFLTGIMLIWALGFTLNIVVLFALILVAGMLVDGAIVVSELADRHLREGMAPREAWLAAATRMSWPVIASTATTLVVFMPLLFWPGVVGQFMKYLPATVILCLLASLAMALVFLPTLGSLFTRQNVSHRSPDGHRTAGNTTFGRGYRRVLTRLLSHPGWVVLIAVLLMGVSYSGYARFNHGVEFFPSVEPDSAQLLVRARGDFSAQETDAIVQRVEQRLGGMNEVEALYARSFATPNEQMGNDVIGVLQFQFTDWYKRRPAQAILDDMARRTASLPGIVIESQEQEKGPSSGKPIVLEISATDPQQASAAVDQLKATMRELGGFIDVEDDRSLPGVEWRIKVDREAAARLGADVTTVGSAVQLLTNGLKVAEYRPPTANDEVDIRVRLPKGWRSLNQLERLTINTPRGQVPITHFVEIAPAPKVSTLSRINGRRAITLKADMAPDAQATERLAALFDATQDTLPDGVQVNVAGEQQDQQEASQFLFSAFGVAIALMALILVTQFNSFYQAALVLSAIVFSTAGVLIGLWVTGQAFGVVMVGMGIIALAGIVVNNNIVLIDTYNELRGEGMTPATAALEAGCLRLRPVLLTAITTVLGLMPMVLGINVNLLAPALGFNAPSTQWWGQMSSAIAGGLTFATGLTLLLTPCMLVLGERRKRQTLPAAEQAPG